From Solidesulfovibrio carbinoliphilus subsp. oakridgensis, the proteins below share one genomic window:
- a CDS encoding NADH:flavin oxidoreductase/NADH oxidase, which yields MSVLFTPFKLGPRTLKNRIIVAPMCQYSSPDGHAGHWHVMHLGHLAISGAGLLIIEATAVEAKGRISPDDLGLWSDAHQDSLERVLRSVRAYASIPISIQLAHAGRKASVAKPWEGDAQLTPAQGGWVPDAPSPVPYESGEATPHELDHAGLGRLEASFAAAAKRADALELAGVEVHSAHGYLLHQFLSPLSNHRTDEYGGSLENRMRFPLRVFKAVRAALPKNRILGLRLSATDWVAGGWDIEDSVAYAKKLKALGCDYIHVSSGGLSPDQRIPVRPGFQVPFAERIRQEADIPTVAVGLITEPMQAETIVATGKADMVALARGMLYNPRWPWHAAAALGAQVDAPSQYLRCQPHDKPDLFRKPGA from the coding sequence AAAAACCGCATCATCGTCGCGCCCATGTGCCAGTATTCCTCGCCCGACGGCCATGCCGGGCACTGGCATGTCATGCACCTCGGGCATCTCGCCATCTCCGGCGCGGGCCTGCTCATCATCGAGGCCACGGCCGTGGAGGCCAAGGGCCGCATCTCCCCGGACGATCTGGGCCTGTGGTCCGACGCCCACCAGGACTCCCTGGAGCGGGTGCTGCGCTCGGTGCGGGCCTATGCCTCCATCCCCATCTCCATCCAGCTCGCCCACGCCGGACGCAAGGCCTCGGTGGCCAAACCCTGGGAAGGCGATGCCCAGCTCACCCCGGCCCAGGGCGGCTGGGTGCCCGACGCCCCCTCGCCCGTTCCCTACGAGTCCGGCGAGGCCACGCCCCACGAACTCGACCACGCCGGTCTCGGCCGCCTCGAAGCCTCCTTCGCCGCCGCCGCCAAGCGGGCCGACGCCCTGGAACTGGCCGGCGTCGAGGTCCACAGCGCCCACGGCTATCTGCTCCACCAATTCCTCTCGCCCCTGTCCAACCACCGCACCGACGAATACGGCGGCTCTCTGGAGAACCGCATGCGTTTTCCGCTGCGCGTCTTCAAAGCCGTCCGGGCCGCCCTGCCCAAAAACCGCATTCTCGGCCTGCGCCTCTCGGCCACGGACTGGGTGGCCGGCGGCTGGGACATCGAAGACAGCGTCGCCTACGCCAAAAAACTCAAGGCCCTTGGCTGCGACTACATCCATGTTTCCAGCGGCGGCCTGTCGCCGGACCAGAGGATTCCCGTCCGCCCCGGCTTCCAGGTGCCCTTTGCCGAGCGCATCCGCCAGGAGGCCGACATCCCCACCGTGGCCGTCGGCCTCATCACCGAGCCGATGCAGGCCGAAACCATCGTCGCCACCGGCAAGGCCGACATGGTCGCCCTGGCCCGGGGCATGCTCTATAACCCCCGCTGGCCCTGGCACGCCGCCGCCGCCCTCGGCGCCCAGGTCGACGCGCCGTCCCAGTATCTGCGCTGCCAGCCGCACGACAAGCCGGACCTGTTCAGGAAGCCTGGAGCGTAA